A window of the Pogona vitticeps strain Pit_001003342236 chromosome 4, PviZW2.1, whole genome shotgun sequence genome harbors these coding sequences:
- the IFT25 gene encoding intraflagellar transport protein 25 homolog — MKFTDPCLRSEGADVILATSSDEKYPPENIIDGRSETFWTTTGMFPQEFIISFPKCVTISKLTIQCYLVQMLRIEKSVSKDPVDFEECIEKELQCKEGELQTEEFSLPEIQATYLRFIILSAFDAFVSVHRVIAEGIAEDI, encoded by the exons ATGAAGTTTACCGATCCTTGTCTCCGCTCGGAAGGAGCCGATGTTATTCTAGCAACATCGAGTGATGAAAAATACCCCCCAGAAAATATCATTGATGG ACGATCTGAAACCTTTTGGACAACAACTGGAATGTTTCCCCAGgaattcattatttcttttcctaAATGTGTAACCATCAGCAAACTTACAATCCAGTGTTACTTAG TGCAGATGTTACGGATTGAAAAAAGTGTGTCTAAGGATCCAGTGGATTTtgaagaatgcattgaaaaag AGCTGCAATGTAAAGAAGGAGAGCTTCAGACCGAAGAATTTTCT CTTCCTGAGATCCAGGCTACGTACTTACGATTCATAATTTTGTCTGCTTTTGATGCTTTTGTATCAGTTCATAGGGTGATAGCAGAAGGAATAGCAGAAGATATTTAA
- the LRRC42 gene encoding leucine-rich repeat-containing protein 42, with translation MSSYLHVENIPDTGSIYVREDGHLYKVNENASAGVNSASNPKPSRLFSKGFSVELCMNRENDNGRTDHFIFTYTKEGNLRYSVKSLFSIVLSYVADNINHVDSLNGFPEQIAEKLFCAANTRQKFAEPRTGLSALQKFIDAYGNLVLRTLCLNNCYLLISEKLEEIKSFQGLICLDLSCCKLGDGHDLLQHTTSETLSSLTRLLLKDNCLSDAGLRKMTAPVRVMKRGLENLTVLDLSYNPGITNMGLRYLLCFKKLNYLDVSGTDIKNTKAAICEIQTQMGLIHSEVPLKEFDHNSCKTQGWAEQIILQWEQEVLEKNKPEKIIKSRTAAEHFYGKRRRPETPFESRLGEKERDTSENLQFYKGSAKMSDFPLQNMKTEMTEEFLNKKRAAVEKKEKRSQSKNSSFSVADWDLLNSY, from the exons ATGTCAAGCTATCTCCATGTAGAAAATATTCCTGATACAGGGTCAATATATGTTAGGGAAGATGGCCATCTGTATAAAGTGAATGAAAATGCTTCGGCAGGAGTAAATAGTGCATCGAATCCAAAGCCTTCAAGACTGTTCTCCAAAGGATTCTCTGTTGAGCTTTGCATGAACAGGGAAAATGACAATGGAAGAACGGATCATTTCATCTTCACTTACACAAAGGAGGGAAATTTGCGATACTCTGTTAAATCTCTCTTCAGCATAGTCTTGAGTTATGTTGCTGACAACATTAATCACGTGGATTCATTGAATGGCTTTCCAGAACAGATAGCAGAAAAACTTTTCTGTGCTGCAAATACTAGACAGAAATTTGCAGAACCAAGAACAGGACTCAGTGCTTTGCAAAAATTTATTGATGCTTATGGAAATTTAGTGCTCCGAACACTATGTTTGAACAATTG TTATCTtcttatttctgaaaaactggaagaaatcaAATCTTTTCAGGGTCTGATATGCTTGGATTTGTCCTGTTGTAAACTTGGAGACGGTCATGATCTGCTACAACACACCACAAGTGAAACACTATCAAG TTTAACACGGCTCCTCCTGAAAGATAACTGCTTATCAGATGCTGGTCTTCGCAAAATGACAGCACCTGTTCGAGTTATGAAAAGGGGCCTTGAAAATCTCACAGTATTAGATTTGTCTT ATAATCCAGGAATCACCAATATGGGACTTAGATACCTGCTTTGTTTCAAAAAACTGAACTATTTGGATGTTTCTGGGACTGATATCAAG AACACAAAGGCAGCCATTTGTGAGATCCAGACACAAATGGGTCTGATTCATTCAGAGGTACCTTTGAAAGAATTTGATCATAATTCGTGCAAAACACAGGGATGGGCAGAGCAG attatcTTACAATGGGAACAGGAAGTCCTGGAAAAAAATAagccagaaaaaataataaaatctagAACAGCAGCTGAACACTTCT ATGGAAAAAGACGAAGACCAGAAACACCTTTTGAATCTCGActaggagagaaggaaagagacacTTCTGAGAACTTACAGTTCTACAAGGGAAGTGCAAAGATGTCAGacttccctttgcaaaatatgAAAACTGAGATGACTGAAGAATTTCTGAATAAAAAGAGGGCTGCAgttgagaagaaagaaaagagatctCAATCAAAGAATTCTAGCTTCTCAGTAGCAGACTGGGACTTGCTAAATTCATATTGA